The following DNA comes from Leifsonia sp. 1010.
CGATGATCAGCGCGATCACCGAGATCACGACCACGACGACCAGCGCCACCCAGCCGAACGGCCAACCGCCGACCAGCCAGAGAAACAGCGATGCCGCCGCAAGCACCAGCGCGGTGATCACCGTGCTCGCGATCACGACGAGGACGTACTTGGGCGAGACGCGGCGCCACTCGCCGACGTTGAGGTCAATCCGATCGGGCATTCACGGTCTCCGTGCGGTCGTCGTCGTCGCCCGGGGGCAGGGTACAGAACAGTTCGGCGACCAGACCGGCGACGAGCAGGATCACCGCTCCGGCCGTCGCGAGGGCGGTCAGCAGGATGGCGTTGCCGCCGGGCAGCACATCGCGGCTGAGCAGGTAGGCGCCGATCCCGACGCCGATTCCCGTGAGCAGCGCCCCGCTTAGGGCGCACGCTTTGGCGAGCACCACGATCCGCGTCGCCTGGAACGGGTCGATGCGGCGCACACTCCGCCCGCGCACGGCGCGCCGGATCGGCAGGGCGAACGCGATGACGATGATCGCCACCGCCACCAGGGTGATCGGCAGGGTCAGCGGCGGGATGAACACGGGCTGGCCCATGCCTGCGGCGGCGAGCTCGGCCAGGAAGCCGACGACCAGCCCTGCGACGCCGAGGCCGATGAGCGAGCTCGGACGGGTGCGCTTCACGAGCGGCCCTCCCAGAGACGGACGGGGTCGGTGGCGCGGGCCGCGAGCTCGGCCACCGGCCCGAAGCCGGCGAGCCGGGCTCCCGGGTCGACGTCGAGCCAGGGCACGAGGACGAACGCGCGCTCGTGAGCCCGCGGATGCGGCAGCACGATGCGGGGGTCGTCGTCGGACACCATCCCGTCGTAGTCGACGATGTCGATGTCGATGGTGCGGTCGCCCCAATGCTCTTCGCGGATGCGGCCCAGCCGGTCCTCGACGCCGTTCACGACGCCGAGCAGCCCGAGCGGATCGAGCAGGGTGCGGACGAGCGCGACCGCATTGAGGTAGGCGGGCGCCTCCGCGTCGATCCCGTCGGGCTTCAGCGCGGGCGTCTCGTACAGCGGCGAGACCGCCTGCACATCGACTCCGGCCTCCTCGCGCAGTGCATCCACGGCCGCCTCGATGGTGCCGGCCCGGTCGCCCAGGTTGCTGCCGAACGCCAGCACGGCCGGTACGCCGACCCGCATGCGGACCGGCTTCCCCAGCGGCGCGGCGTTCACGCGCGCCCCCGCGTGATGCGCACGGCGACATCCCCGAACGGCACGCTGATCGGCGCCTGCGGCTTGTGGACGGTCACCTCGACGACATCCACCGGCTCGTGCGCGAGCACGGTCGCGGCAACGCGCTCGGCGACGGTCTCGATGAGGTCGACGGGGTCGCGCTCCACGGCCGCGACCACTTCTTCGGCGAGCTCGCCGTAGTGGACGGTGGATGCGAGGTCGTCTCCTGCCGCCGCGATCGAGAGGTCGAGCCACGCCGTGACGTCGACGACGAAGTCCTGGCCTTCGGCGCGCTCGAAGTCGAACACTCCGTGGTTGGCGCGGACGCGCAGACCGGTCAGGACGATCGAGTCGGCGGGCCGCGGCTGGATGCTACTCATCGCGTCCAGCTTGCCATGCCCGCACCACGTCGAGGGCGATCCGCGTCGACGGAACATCGTGGACCCGGACGGCCCACGCGCCCGCCTGCGCCGCGAGCGCCGAGATGACGGCCGTCGGGGCGTCGCGCGCCTCCGCCGGCGCCCCCTCGGGCAGCAGGGCGCCGAGGAACCGTTTGCGGGACGCGCCGATCAGCACCGGGTAGCCGAGCGTCTCGATCTCGTGCAGCCCGGCGAGGACCTGCCAGTTGTGGCGCGCGTTCTTCGAGAAGCCGAGGCCCGGGTCGAGGATGAGTTTCGCCGGGTCGATGCCGCGCCGCACCAGGTCGGTGACGCGCGCGGAGAGTTCGGCCCGCACCTCCGCCACCGTGTGCTCGTACACGGCCCGCGAATCGGCCGCGTCGAGTCGTCCGCGCCAGTGCATCGCGACGTACTGGGCACCCGTCTCGAGCACGACATCCGGCATCCGCTCGTCGGCGAGGCCGCCGGAGACGTCGTTGATGATGGCGGCACCCGCCTCGACCGCGGCCCGCGCGGTGGAGGCGTTAAGGGTGTCGACGCTGACGGTCACCCCGCGGGAGGCCAGCTCGCGGATCACCGGGACGACTCGCGCCTGCTCGTCGACCGGGTCGACGCTCGCGGCTCCGGGCCGGGTCGACTCGCCACCGACATCGACCATGTCGGCGCCCTGCGCGACCAGGTCGAGGCCGTGCGCGATGGCGGCGTCGGGCTCCAGCCAGAGCCCGCCGTCGCTGAACGAGTCCGGCGTCACATTGAGGACGCCCATGATGAGGGTCACTTGACGCCGCGTCCGATCAACGCAATGAGCTCGGCCCGCACCACGGGGTCGGTGTACGCGCCGCGAGCGGCGACGGTCACCGTCGTGCTGCCGGTCTGCCGCGCGCCTCGGGTCGTGACGCAGGAGTGCGCGGCGTCGAGCACGACGAGCACGCCGCGGGCGGCGGCGCCCTGCTCGATGGTGTCCGCGATCTGCTCGGTCAGACGCTCCTGGATCTGCGGCCGCGACGCGAGCGTTTCGATGGCGCGCGGGATGCGCCCCAGCCCGATGACGCTGTCGCCTGGCAGGTACGCGACGTGGGCGACCCCGATGAACGGCAGGAGGTGGTGCTCGCAGACGGAGCGGAACTCCAGGTCGCGCAGCAACACGGTGTCGGCCTGGTGGCCCTGCTCCAGCGGCACCGGCTCACCGAGGTCGGCAGCGGCATCCCGGCCGATCCCGGCGAAGAACTCGGCATACGAGTCCGCCACACGCGAGGGCGTGCTCTCCAGGCCCGGACGCGACGGATCCTCGCCGATGGCGGCGAGGATCTCGGCGACGGCCGCTTCGATGCGCGGACGATCGATGCCGCTCATGCGCGCGACGGCCCTAGGCGGTCGCCGGGCGCGGCTTGATCGCTGGCGAACGCTTCGGCTTAGTCGCCGGCGGCTCGGAGTCGACGCCGCCGTCCACCGCGCCCGCGTCGATCGGGGCCTTGGGGAACGGGATGGGCGGGACATCCGAGATCGGGCGCTTGTCGCTGGAGAGCCACTGCGGGCGCTCGGGCAGCTTCTTCACGTCGGCGAAGATCTCGGCGATCTGGTTGTGGTCGAGGGTCTCGTGCTCGAGCAGCGCAGCCGCCAGGCGGTCGAGGACCGCCCGGTTGTCGTTGAGCACCTCCCACGCCTCGTCGTGCGCCTTCTCGATGAGGGCGCGCACCTCGGCGTCGACGCGCTCGGCGATCCGCTCGGAGTAGTCGCGCTGGTGTCCCATGTCGCGACCGAGGAACATCTCGCCGTTCGCCTGGCCCAGCTTGACCGATCCGATGTCGGCGCTCATGCCGTACTCGGTGACCATCTTGCGGGCGATGGAGGTCGCCTTCTCGATGTCGTTGGAGGCGCCGGTGGTCGGGTCGTGGAACACGATCTCCTCGGCGACGCGGCCGCCCATGGCGTACGCGAGCTGGTCGAGGAGCTCGTTGCGGGTGACCGAGTACTTGTCCTCCAGCGGGAGCACCATGGTGTAGCCGAGGGCACGGCCGCGCGGCAGGATGGTGATCTTCGTCACGGGGTCGGTGTGGCGCATCGCCGCGGCGGCGAGCGCGTGTCCGCCCTCGTGGTACGCCGTGATCAGCTTCTCCTGGTCCTTCATGACCCGGGTGCGCTTCTGCGGACCGGCGATGACGCGATCCACGGCCTCGTCGAGCGCGCGGTTGTCGATCAGCTGGGCGTTCGAGCGGGCGGTGAGCAGCGCGGCCTCGTTGAGGACGTTGGCCAGGTCCGCACCGGTGAAGCCGGGGGTCTTGCGGGCGAGCACCTCGAGGTCGACCGACGCCGCGAGCGGCTTGCCACGGCCGTGCACCTCGAGGATCTTCTTGCGGCCGAGCATGTCGGGCGCATCCACGCCGATCTGGCGGTCGAAGCGGCCGGGGCGCAGAAGCGCGGGGTCGAGGATGTCGGGACGGTTCGTCGCCGCGATCAGGATGACGTTGGTCTTCGGGTCGAAGCCGTCCATCTCCACCAGGAGCTGGTTCAACGTCTGCTCGCGCTCGTCGTGACCGCCGCCGAGCCCGGCGCCGCGGTGACGGCCGACCGCGTCGATCTCGTCGATGAAGATGATGGCGGGCGAGTTCTCCTTCGCCTGCTGGAACAGGTCGCGGACGCGGCTGGCGCCGACACCCACGAACATCTCGACGAAGTCCGAACCGGAGATCGAGTAGAAGGGCACGCCGGCCTCACCCGCGACGGCGCGGGCGAGCAGGGTCTTACCGGTTCCGGGAGGGCCGTACAGCAGCACGCCCTTCGGGATGCGGGCGCCGACCGCCTGGAACTTGGCCGGCTCCTTCAGGAAGTCCTTGATCTCCTGCAGCTCCTCGATGGCCTCGTCCGACCCGGCGACGTCGTCGAAGGTGACCTTCGGCGTCTCCTTGGTCACGAGCTTCGCCCGCGACTTGCCGAACTGCATGACCTTGTTCCCGCCGCCCTGCATGCCGGAGATCATGATCCAGAAGAACACGCCGATGAGCAGAGCCGGGATGAGGAAGCCGAGGATGTTGACGAACCAGTTTGGCTGCGGGACCTCGTCGTCGTAGCCCTTGGGGAGGTTCGCGTCGTCGACCGCCTTCACGACATCCTCGCCGCGGGGGGTGACGTAATAGAACTGCACCTGGTTGCCCAGGTTGCCGTCCGGCTCCTTGAGCGTCAGGTCGACACGGTTCTCACCGTCCACGATCTTCGCGCTCGACACCTTGTCCTGGGAGAGGTACTCCAGGCCCTTCTGCGTCGACACGCTCTTGAAGCCCGACATCGTGATCAGGCTCGAGCCGATCCAGACGATGATGATCGCCAGCACGACATACAGGATCGGGCCGCGGAAGATCTTCTTGACGTTCATGGTGCGACCACAGTACCGCCTGGGCGCTGTGGGTCGGCTGCGTGTTCGCTCTGGGCGGTCTGCGCGCGGGCCGCTGGCGTCAGCTGTAGACGGCGGGGCCGTCCGGACGATTCCAGGCGATCGCGATCAGCCGTCGGAGCACGGACAGGTCGATGTCGTCCAGCGTCTTCACGTAGACGCAGCCCGCGCCCTCGGTATACCGGCCGAGCGTCGGCAGCAGCTCCGCGCCCTCGGGGAGGTCCTTGAGGCCGTAGAGCGACAGCTGCGCCTTCCGCGGCGAGAAGGCGACCTTGGGCCAGGTTCCACGGCGGCGCGGATCGGACGGCGAGACGTACACGTATTCGCCGTAGCCGACCATGGTCGGCCCCCAGAGCACCGGAGCCGCACCCGTGACCTCCCGCATGATCGCGTCGAGCGCGAATCCGTCCTGACGCCTCCGCTCCGGCGTCGCCGACTCCAGGAACGCGCGCACGTCGGCCGCGGTCGGCCGCGTCTTCTGCTCGCCCACGGCGCTGCGGGTCAGCTGTAGACGGCGGGGGCCAGGATGCCGACGCCGCGGAGGGTGCGGTAGCGCTCGTCGTAGTCGAGGCCGTAGCCGACCACGAACTGGTTCGGGATGTCGAACCCGACGTACTTCACGTCGATCTCGACACGGGCCGCATCCGGCTTGCGCAGCAGGGTGAAGATCTCGATGGACTCCGGTCCGCGGCTGCGCAGGTTCGACAGCAGCCACGAGAGCGTGAGGCCCGAGTCGATGATGTCCTCGACGATCAGGACGGTCTTGCCGCTCAGGTCGGTGTCGAGGTCTTTGAGGATGCGGACGACCCCGCTGGACTGCGTGCCGCTGCCGTAGGAGCTGACGGCCATCCAGTCCATCGTGACGGGGATGCGGAGCTCGCGGGACAGGTCGGCCATCACCATGACCGCGCCCTTCAGGACGCCGATGAGCAGGACGTCCTTGCCGGCGTAGTCCTGCTCCACCTCCCGGGCGAGCTCGGCGATGCGGGAGCGGATCTGCTCCGCGGTGATCAGAATCTCGGTCAGGTCGTTCTGAACGTCCGTGAGTTCCATGGGGGAGGCGCTGTCCTTACGTGGTGGGGTGAAACGTGAGCAGCCCGTTCTGCCTGACCACTCTAACGCCTGGCAGGTCGACAGGTCCCTGCCCGTGCCAGTCGGTGATGAGGGCCGCGACCGCGAGGGTGTGGGCGCGCGTGAGGGAGACGCCGAACTCCGCGGAGACGACCAGCCGGATGATGCGCTGACGGAGCGCCGCGGGGTCGGCCGCCAGCCCGCGGACGTCGAGCGCGACCGCACCGTCCTCGGTCTGGCTGACCAGCTCGAGAGCCCATTCCAGGGCCAGGCCGTCGAGCGCCTCGTCGTCCTCCCGCAGCTGTTCGGCAGTCCGCGCGAGGGCTTCGGCGACGCCGGGGCCGAGTTCGCGCTCCATCACCGGGAGGACCTCCGCGCGTACGCGCACGCGCGTGTAGGAGGGGTCGTCGTTGTGCGGGTCGTCCCACGGCTCCAGGCGACTGTCGGCGCAGAACGCCCGCGTCTCGCTGCGGCGGAGACCGAGGAACGGTCGCAGCAGGCGGCCGGTGTCGGGCAGCATCCCTTGGAGGCTCGACGGACCGGAACCGCGTGCGAGGCCCAGCAGGACCGTCTCGGCCTGGTCGTCGAGGGTGTGGGCGAGCAGGATGCGCTCAGCGCGGGTCGCGGCCATGGCCCGGTCGAAGGCGGCGTGGCGGGCCGCGCGTGCCGCCCCCTCAGGGCCGCCTTCCCGCTCGACGGTCACCCGCTCGACCAGCACGGGCTCGAGGCCGAGGGCGGTGGCCTGTTCCGCCGCACGCGCAGCGACCGCATCCGAACCCGGCTGGAGGCCGTGGTCGACGATCACGGCGCCGGCGCGGAGGCCGTTCCTGGGCGCCTCGAAGGCGGTCGCGGCGGCGAGCGCGAGCGAGTCCGCTCCCCCGCTCAAGCCCACGAGCACGAGGGCTCCTGGCCGTAGGGGCGCCGGCCGCTCGGGACCGTGGTCGTCGTGCGGGTCGACCTCCGGCAGGGCGGCCGCCGCGGCGAGCGCGGTTCGGACGGCACGTCGCGCGTCGGCGATCGGCGGGGTCAGGCGCGGGCGGCGCTGCGGGTCGGGCGAGGCCTGCCCGGCCTCCGATCCGTCGAGGTGCATCCAGTAACGTTAGTGCAGGTTTTGCCGAGAGCTAAGGAGTACGGAATGGCCGAATACGACGTCGTCATCGAGATCCCGAAGGGGAGCCGCAACAAGTACGAGGTGGACCACGAGACGGGTCGCGTGTACCTCGACCGCGTGCTGTTCACCAGCTTCGTCTACCCGACCGACTACGGCTTCTTCGAGAACACCCTGGGCGACGACGGCGACCCGCTGGACGCCCTCGTGCTGCTCGAGTACCCGGTGTTCCCGGGCGTCGGCGTGAAGGTCCGTCCGGTGGCCGTGCTCAACATGAGCGACGAGGCGGGCGGCGACGCGAAGATCATCGCCGTGCCGTACAAGGACCCGCGCTGGCAGCACATCCAGGATGTGAACGACATCCCGGAGCAGACCCGCAAGGAGATCGAGCACTTCTTCGCCCGCTACAAGGACCTCGAGCCGGGCAAGTTCGTGAACATCGAGGGCTGGGGCGACGCCGCCGAGGCCGACGGCCTCATCCAGAAGGCGATCGCCAAGCTCGCCGCCGAGGGCCACTGACCCCAGCGAATCCATCAGCTCCGGAGTCTTTCGGTCGTTTCCACGGAAATCGGCCGAAAAACTCCGGAGCTGTTTGCTTGGGTCAGACGCTGGGGGTCAGACGGTGGGGGTCAGACGCTGGGGGTTAGGCGCTGGGACGGGCCACGAGGCGCCAGGGGGAACCCCAGACGGACTGGATCTTGACGACGTCGCCCTCGGTCGGAGCCGCGATCATCTTGCCGCCGCCGATGTAGATGCCGACGTGGTAGAAGTCGCCGGGACCGTCGCCCCAGAAGATCAGATCGCCGGCCTGTTTGGCGCTGTACGAGACGAGCTGCCCCCTGTCGGCGGCGGTGTAGTACTGGTTGTTGACCGAGTGGGAGCCGATGTAGACGCCGGCGTACGCGTACGCCTTCATGGTCAGGCCCGAGCAGTCGTATCCCCCCGGCCCTTCGCCGCCGAAGATGTACGGCTTGCCGAGCTGGGCGCGGGCGTACGCGATCGCGGTGTCGACGACGTTGCCGTTCGGGGCCGCCGGAGCCGCTCCCCCACCGCCGGACGGCGCCGAGCCGCCCGACGACGCGGGCGGACGGGCCGCCGCTGCAGCCGCTGCCGCGGCCGCCGCCTGGCGCTGCGCCTCTTCCTGCGCACGCCGAGCGGCCTCCTGCTGGGCTTTGATCTGCTCACCCTGCAGGTACGCCGCCTCGGTCTGCGCCGAGGTGTTCTTGAGCGTCGCAAGCTGGGCGACGAGCTCGGTCGACTTCTGCTGCTGGGTGGCGAGGGCCGCCTGGGCCTTGGCCTGCGCATCCTGAGCTGCGGCCAGAGCCTTGTCGGCTTCGTCGGCCAGCGACTCGCGCTCCGTCTTGGCCGACTTCGCCTGGGCGGTCAGCGCGTCGGCCGTGTTCTTGTCCTTCGTCGCCTGCTCGTAGACGGCCTTCGACTGCTCGGTGAGCTTGCTCATCGTCCCGAGCTGGAACAGGAGCTTGTCGGCGGCGTCGCCGGATCCGCCGCCCTTGAGCATCAGATCCGTGGTGACGTCGCCTCCGCCGGACTTGGCCAGGTGCGACGCCAGGAGCCCGGCGCGCATCTTGGAGGTCTTGGCCTTCTCGGCCGCGGCTCCCGCCTGCTTCTCCAGGTCGGCGGCCTTGGCCGTCGCCGCGTCGAGGGCGTCCTTCGCCTGGAAGTACGCTTCCGCCGCCTTCTCGGAGGCGATGCGGGCGGCATCCACACTCGACTGGAGGCCGTCGATCAGCTTCGTGATGTTGTCGATCATCGCCTGCTGGTTGGCGACGTTGTTCTTTGCCTGCTGGACGTCGTTCCACGAGGGGTAGTCGACCGCCTGCGCAGGCGCGACGATGCCGATGGATGCCGTGACCGCGCCCATGACGCCCGCGCCGATGGCGAGGCCGGGGCGGACGCGGCTGCTCTTCTCGTTCTCGTTAGCCAAGGGGTGCCTGCCGATCTCTCATGAACGGGATCCCGTCGATCTTCTCGCCGCCCACGCGCACCTCGTAGTGGAGGTGGCAGCCGGTGGAGGCGCCGGTGGTTCCGACGCGGGCGATGGGCTGACCGGCGCCGACCTGCTGGCCGATGCCGACGAGGATGCCGCCGTTGCGGATGTGCGCGTATCCCGTCTGGATGCCGCCGCCGTTGTCGATGAGGACGAAGTTGCCGTACGAGCCGTTCGGCCCGGCGTAGACGACGGTGCCGTCATGGGCCGCGTAGATGGGGGCATTGCACGAGGCGCCGATGTCGATGCCCAGGTGGTAGGTGCTGCCGACCCCGCCCGGCGACGGCCGTGCGCCGAAGCCGTCGGTGATCGGTCCGGCAGCGGGCACGGCCCAGCCCTGGGGCCCGACATAGCCGCCGGGGAGGCCCCCGGAGCCGCGGGCGGCCGCTGCGGCGGCGGCCGCCGCGACACCGGCTTCGTAGCCGGCGACCGTCTTGGCGGTCGCGTCCTTGAGCGCAGCGAGCTGCGCCTGCATGATGACGATCTGCTTCTGCTGCTCGGCGAGCTTGTCCTGCGCCGCCTTCGCCGCCTCGATCGCGGCCTGCATCGCCGCCTCGGCGACGACGCGGAGGCGCTCGCGGTCGGCCTTGGCGACGACCGCCTGGTCGGACAGCGACTTCGCCGTGTTCTGCGCGGCCTTGGCGTCGGCGTAGACCTTGTTGGACTGCTCCACCAGCTTCGACATGCTGCCGAGGTCGGAGAGGAGCCGCTCCGGGCTCTTGGAGGTCGCGTTGTTGCCGGACAGGAACAGGTTGGCGGTCAGATTCCGGCCACCGGTGCGGTAGAGCTGGGCGGCGAGCTTGCCCGCCTGGGCGCTCGCGTCATCCGCCTTCTTCTGGCTGGCCGCCGCCTGTGACTCGAGGTCGAGGGCCTTCATGGCCGCCTGATCGAAGTTCGCCTGGGCGACCTCGAGCTCTTCGCCGCGCTTCACGGCGGCCGCCTGGGTGTCGGCCACCTCCTGCTTGAGCTGAGCGATGAGACCGTTGATCCGGGTGACCTGCGCCGACGCGGCGGACTCGTTGGCCTTCGCGGCCTGGACGTCCTGCCAGCTGGGGTAGTTGTCCGCGTACGCCGGGGCGGAGACGGCGCCGACCGAGGCCACCACGCCGACGATCAGAGCCGCGATCGCCCGCGTCGCGCGGGCACCGATCACCGCCCGGCGGCGTGAACCGCGGGTGGTCGGGGAAACCGTTCGGCTGGTCGTTTCGCGTCTCATGGTGTTTCTCGGCCCGCTCACTTCTGCGTCGACGTCCGTCACGCGAGTCACACGTGCCCCACTGTCAACATGCGTCACTCTATCAACATGGCGATTTCCGGCCTGGTCGGAGGCCGGAATGATGGGAGTCGGCGTGCGTCCGCACGAGCGGCCGGGGGACCGCCTGGGTCGCAGACTATGTCGCGCTTCCGCCCCATCCTCGGATTTCGCAGTGGCGTTGCGCGAACCGGCAACGGGCCGCCGGAAGCCCGACCCGCCCGGGATCCGAGCCGGATTCGCATTCTCTGTCGCACTTCCGTATGCTTGTGCGTCGGTGGTCATCGGAAAGCGGAAGCAATTCGAGACAATCCGGCCCCATCGTTTAGCGGCCTAGGACGCCGCCCTTTCACGGCGGTAGCACGGGTTCGAATCCCGTTGGGGTCACGCCGGACGGTGTCCACTAGTATTGAGCAGCACCAGATAATTGAAAAAGCAACACACTAAGGCCCTGTAGCGCAGTTGGTTAGCGTGCCGCCCTGTCACGGCGGAGGTCGCGGGTTCAAGTCCCGTCAGGGTCGCCACGGCGACAAGCCCTTCCAGTAGGAAGGGCTTCCGTCTAGGTGGATGCGTAAGCATCCCCTGGCTCTGTAGCTCAGTTGGTAGAGCGTTCGACTGAAAATCGAAAGGTCACCGGATCGATGCCGGTCGGAGCCACCAGAGAGAACCCCCGGTCAGAGCCGGGGGTTTTTCTTTCGTGTCCGCATCGGTCGTAGCCACGACGACCCGATCGGGTCCATGATGCCGGGGTGACGAGCCGGGATGAACCGATCGGTCGCGGGCCGTGAATCCGGCGGCCCGCCGGGTGCAGGGCGTCTACCTGACCCTGATGCTCGGCAACACGCTGGCGGCGTCGTTCATCTGGGGCATCAACACCCTCTTCCTCCTCGACGCCGGGCTCTCGAACTTCGAGGCGTTCGCCGCGAACGCGTTCTTCACCGCCGGGATGGTGATCTTCGAGATCCCGACGGGTGTCGTCGCGGACACGGTCGGCCGCAAGGCCTCGTACGTGCTGGGCACGATCACGCTGTCGGTGACCACGGGCCTGTACTGGATGCTGTGGCTGTGGCACGCCCCGTTCGTCTGGTGGGCGATCGTGTCGGTGCTCCTAGGCCTCGGCTTCACCTTCTTCTCCGGCGCGGTGGACGCCTGGCTCGTCGACGCCCTGGCGTTCGCCAAGTACACCGGGAGCCTGGAGGCCGTGTTCGGCCGCGGCCTGGTGGTCACCGGCATCGCGATGTTCGCCGGGTCGGTTCTCGGTGGGGTGATCGCCCAGGCGACCAACCTCGGCGTGCCGTTCCTGCTCAGAGCCGGGGTGCTGGTCGTCATGCTGGTGTTCGCCGCCATCGTGATGAAAGACCTCGGCTTCACCCCCGACCATTCGATGGACCCGGTCGCGGCGACCAGGAACGTGCTGAAGCAATCGATCGATCACGGGCTGCGCAAGCGGTCGGTGCGCTGGATGATCCTGTCGGCGCCGTTCGCCTCCGGCGTCGGCATCTACGCCTTCTATGCGCTGCAGCCGTACCTGCTGGAGCTCTACGGGGACACGACCGCATACTCGATCGCCGGTCTGGCCGCCGCCATCCTCTCGTTGGCTCAGGTCGCGGGCGGTGTGCTCGCCCCGCGCATCCGGGGCCTGTTCGCGAAGCGCACCACGACGGTGATCGGGGCATCGCTGACGAGCATCCTCGTCCTCGTGGTGCTGGGGCTGACCAGCCTCTTCTGGCTCGCGATCGTCCTGCTGGTGATCTGGGGCTTCGTGTTCGCGGTGGCCGGCCCGGTGCGTCAGGCCTACCTGAACGACATGATCCCCTCGAAGCAGCGCGCGACGGTGCTGTCGTTCGACTCGTTGTTCGGGAGCCTCGGCGGGGTGTTCATCCAACCGGCCCTCGGGCGCGCGGCCGACCTGTGGGGATACGGCACGTCGCTCGTCATCGGCGGAGTGGTCGAGCTGATCGGCGTCCCGTTCCTGTTCGCGAGCCGCCGCCAGAAGGACCCGGCGGACACCAGGACGGCGCAGACGGACCCCGAGCCGGTGGAGCCGATCGGGCCGGGGTCCGCAACGGCCGCCGGCCCGGACGTGGCCGGGCCGTCGTCGCCGTGACGGTCACAACACCCGTGACGGTCACAACACCTGCGACAGGAACCGCTTCAACCGCTCCGAATGGGGATGGTCGAAGATGTCGGCCGGAGCGCCCTGCTCGACGATGACTCCCCCGTCCATGAAGACGACCCGATCGGCCACCCGACGTGCGAAGCCCATCTCATGGGTGACAACGACCATCGTCATGCCTGCCTTCGCGAGACCGGTCATCACATCCAGAACACCCTTGACCAGTTCGGGGTCCAGCGCCGACGTGACCTCGTCGAACAGCATGAGCTCCGGGTCCATCGCCAGCGCGCGGGCGATGGCGACGCGCTGCTGCTGACCGCCGGACAGCTGGGCGGGGCGCGACGAGGCCTTGTGAGCGAGCCCCACCTCGGTCAGACGCTCCACCGCGATCCGGTCAGCCTCAGCCTTGCCGATCCGCTTGACCTTGCGCAGGGAGATCGTGATGTTCTCCAGAACGGTCATGTGCGGGAACAGGTTGAAATTCTGGAACACCATCCCCATGCGGCTGCGCACCGCGTCGATGTTCGTCTTCGGCGCCGTGATGTCCTCACCGTCGACGATCACCCGACCGGCGCTGGGATCCTCCAGCCGGTTCAGCAGACGCAGGAGCGTCGACTTGCCGGAACCGGACGGGCCGATGATGCACACCACCTCTCCCGGCTCGATCTCGAGGTCGATGCCCTTCAGCACCTCGACCGGGCCGAAGCGTTTGTGGATTCCCTCCACAGCCACCCGACCGGCCTTCACCGGTGCCGTCATCGCCGTCTCTGCTGCCATGGTGCGTCGCACGTCCTTCTGTTCGGGCCGGCTGTCGATCTGCGTCACTTGTCCGCTCCTTCCCGCTGCTGCGCCGACACCGGAGCGGTCGGCGTCAGGTTGGCGGCGTCGGCCTCGCCGGTCATGGCGTTCTCCGGCTTGCGGCCGGTCTTGAAGCGCTTGTCCATCCAGTTGACGACGTACGTGAGCGGGATGGTGATGATCAGGTACATGATCCCGGCGGCGACGAGCGGCGAGAGGTTGCCGGTCTGCTGCGCCGCATCCTGGCCGATGCGGTACAGCTCCCGCTCAGACACCGTGAAGCCCAGGAGGTACACGAGGCTG
Coding sequences within:
- the tilS gene encoding tRNA lysidine(34) synthetase TilS; the protein is MHLDGSEAGQASPDPQRRPRLTPPIADARRAVRTALAAAAALPEVDPHDDHGPERPAPLRPGALVLVGLSGGADSLALAAATAFEAPRNGLRAGAVIVDHGLQPGSDAVAARAAEQATALGLEPVLVERVTVEREGGPEGAARAARHAAFDRAMAATRAERILLAHTLDDQAETVLLGLARGSGPSSLQGMLPDTGRLLRPFLGLRRSETRAFCADSRLEPWDDPHNDDPSYTRVRVRAEVLPVMERELGPGVAEALARTAEQLREDDEALDGLALEWALELVSQTEDGAVALDVRGLAADPAALRQRIIRLVVSAEFGVSLTRAHTLAVAALITDWHGQGPVDLPGVRVVRQNGLLTFHPTT
- a CDS encoding inorganic diphosphatase, whose protein sequence is MAEYDVVIEIPKGSRNKYEVDHETGRVYLDRVLFTSFVYPTDYGFFENTLGDDGDPLDALVLLEYPVFPGVGVKVRPVAVLNMSDEAGGDAKIIAVPYKDPRWQHIQDVNDIPEQTRKEIEHFFARYKDLEPGKFVNIEGWGDAAEADGLIQKAIAKLAAEGH
- a CDS encoding C40 family peptidase → MANENEKSSRVRPGLAIGAGVMGAVTASIGIVAPAQAVDYPSWNDVQQAKNNVANQQAMIDNITKLIDGLQSSVDAARIASEKAAEAYFQAKDALDAATAKAADLEKQAGAAAEKAKTSKMRAGLLASHLAKSGGGDVTTDLMLKGGGSGDAADKLLFQLGTMSKLTEQSKAVYEQATKDKNTADALTAQAKSAKTERESLADEADKALAAAQDAQAKAQAALATQQQKSTELVAQLATLKNTSAQTEAAYLQGEQIKAQQEAARRAQEEAQRQAAAAAAAAAAARPPASSGGSAPSGGGGAAPAAPNGNVVDTAIAYARAQLGKPYIFGGEGPGGYDCSGLTMKAYAYAGVYIGSHSVNNQYYTAADRGQLVSYSAKQAGDLIFWGDGPGDFYHVGIYIGGGKMIAAPTEGDVVKIQSVWGSPWRLVARPSA
- a CDS encoding peptidoglycan DD-metalloendopeptidase family protein; this translates as MRRETTSRTVSPTTRGSRRRAVIGARATRAIAALIVGVVASVGAVSAPAYADNYPSWQDVQAAKANESAASAQVTRINGLIAQLKQEVADTQAAAVKRGEELEVAQANFDQAAMKALDLESQAAASQKKADDASAQAGKLAAQLYRTGGRNLTANLFLSGNNATSKSPERLLSDLGSMSKLVEQSNKVYADAKAAQNTAKSLSDQAVVAKADRERLRVVAEAAMQAAIEAAKAAQDKLAEQQKQIVIMQAQLAALKDATAKTVAGYEAGVAAAAAAAAARGSGGLPGGYVGPQGWAVPAAGPITDGFGARPSPGGVGSTYHLGIDIGASCNAPIYAAHDGTVVYAGPNGSYGNFVLIDNGGGIQTGYAHIRNGGILVGIGQQVGAGQPIARVGTTGASTGCHLHYEVRVGGEKIDGIPFMRDRQAPLG
- a CDS encoding MFS transporter, which gives rise to MNPAARRVQGVYLTLMLGNTLAASFIWGINTLFLLDAGLSNFEAFAANAFFTAGMVIFEIPTGVVADTVGRKASYVLGTITLSVTTGLYWMLWLWHAPFVWWAIVSVLLGLGFTFFSGAVDAWLVDALAFAKYTGSLEAVFGRGLVVTGIAMFAGSVLGGVIAQATNLGVPFLLRAGVLVVMLVFAAIVMKDLGFTPDHSMDPVAATRNVLKQSIDHGLRKRSVRWMILSAPFASGVGIYAFYALQPYLLELYGDTTAYSIAGLAAAILSLAQVAGGVLAPRIRGLFAKRTTTVIGASLTSILVLVVLGLTSLFWLAIVLLVIWGFVFAVAGPVRQAYLNDMIPSKQRATVLSFDSLFGSLGGVFIQPALGRAADLWGYGTSLVIGGVVELIGVPFLFASRRQKDPADTRTAQTDPEPVEPIGPGSATAAGPDVAGPSSP
- a CDS encoding amino acid ABC transporter ATP-binding protein, producing MAAETAMTAPVKAGRVAVEGIHKRFGPVEVLKGIDLEIEPGEVVCIIGPSGSGKSTLLRLLNRLEDPSAGRVIVDGEDITAPKTNIDAVRSRMGMVFQNFNLFPHMTVLENITISLRKVKRIGKAEADRIAVERLTEVGLAHKASSRPAQLSGGQQQRVAIARALAMDPELMLFDEVTSALDPELVKGVLDVMTGLAKAGMTMVVVTHEMGFARRVADRVVFMDGGVIVEQGAPADIFDHPHSERLKRFLSQVL